A single window of Electrophorus electricus isolate fEleEle1 chromosome 16, fEleEle1.pri, whole genome shotgun sequence DNA harbors:
- the zgc:65894 gene encoding tubulin beta-4B chain: MREIVHLQAGQCGNQIGAKFWEVISDEHGIDPTGTYHGDSDLQLDRISVYYNEATGGKYVPRAILVDLEPGTMDSVRSGPFGQIFRPDNFVFGQSGAGNNWAKGHYTEGAELVDSVLDVVRKEAESCDCLQGFQLTHSLGGGTGSGMGTLLISKIREEYPDRIMNTFSVVPSPKVSDTVVEPYNATLSVHQLVENTDETYCIDNEALYDICFRTLKLTTPTYGDLNHLVSATMSGVTTCLRFPGQLNADLRKLAVNMVPFPRLHFFMPGFAPLTSRGSQQYRALSVPELTQQMFDAKNMMAACDPRHGRYLTVAAVFRGRMSMKEVDEQMLNVQNKNSSYFVEWIPNNVKTAVCDIPPRGLKMAATFIGNSTAIQELFKRISEQFTAMFRRKAFLHWYTGEGMDEMEFTEAESNMNDLVSEYQQYQDATAEEGEFEEEGEEEAA, encoded by the exons ATGCGTGAGATAGTGCACCTGCAGGCAGGGCAGTGCGGGAATCAGATCGGAGCAAAG TTCTGGGAGGTGATCAGCGATGAACACGGGATTGACCCCACCGGTACCTACCATGGCGACAGCGACCTGCAGCTGGACCGCATTAGTGTCTACTACAACGAGGCAACCG GTGGGAAGTACGTTCCTCGAGCCATCCTGGTGGATCTAGAACCCGGCACCATGGATTCTGTCCGCTCTGGTCCTTTTGGACAAATCTTCAGACCAGACAACTTTGTTTTTG GCCAGAGTGGGGCCGGTAATAACTGGGCCAAGGGGCACTACAcagagggggcggagcttgtGGACTCTGTGCTGGATGTGGTGCGTAAGGAGGCAGAGAGCTGCGACTGCCTGCAGGGTTTCCAGCTCACGCACTCGCTGGGCGGTGGCACAGGCTCGGGCATGGGCACCCTGCTCATCAGCAAGATCCGCGAGGAGTACCCCGACCGCATCATGAACACCTTCAGCGTGGTGCCCTCGCCCAAGGTGTCCGACACGGTGGTGGAGCCCTACAACGCCACGCTGTCCGTGCACCAGCTGGTGGAGAACACGGACGAGACCTACTGCATAGACAACGAGGCGCTCTACGACATCTGCTTCCGCACGCTCAAGCTGACCACGCCCACCTACGGTGACCTCAACCACCTTGTCTCGGCCACCATGAGCGGAGTGACCACCTGCCTCAGATTCCCCGGGCAGCTCAACGCCGACCTGCGCAAGCTCGCCGTCAACATGGTGCCATTCCCCCGCCTGCACTTTTTCATGCCTGGTTTTGCCCCTctcaccagcagggggagccagcAGTACCGTGCCCTGTCTGTGCCAGAGCTCACGCAGCAGATGTTTGATGCCAAGAACATGATGGCGGCATGCGACCCGCGCCACGGTCGCTACCTCACCGTAGCCGCCGTCTTCCGCGGCCGCATGTCCATGAAGGAGGTGGATGAGCAGATGCTCAACGTCCAGAACAAGAACAGCAGCTACTTCGTGGAGTGGATCCCCAACAACGTCAAGACTGCCGTCTGCGACATCCCTCCCCGTGGCCTCAAGATGGCCGCCACCTTCATCGGCAACAGCACAGCCATCCAGGAGCTGTTCAAGCGCATCTCAGAGCAGTTCACCGCAATGTTCCGCCGCAAGGCTTTCCTGCACTGGTACACGGGTGAAGGCATGGACGAGATGGAGTTCACTGAGGCCGAGAGCAACATGAATGACCTGGTATCCGAGTACCAGCAGTACCAGGATGCCACAGCCGAGGAGGGCGAGTTCGAGGAGGAAGGTGAAGAGGAGGCTGCTTAa
- the LOC113591921 gene encoding somatostatin receptor type 2-like translates to MNFMLANSSSSVNQSGLQYVYNQTTSAVPDEELFSCGGYFFLLFIEVLSTVIGFPSNVHVSYLLLCGGLEHSTSNIFKLNLALLDTVYCLSLPLDPLSTYLINNYYIFQYVIIILGLNEIGAPLLLTCMCLDQYVAVVHPIVFIKLRNGSHRLVAVTLVWAVTITYSVLMVMSTIQHKDFIFLVPFVAAFLIILFCNVSVLWTLRQSGPASNEWHPAKKQAFRTVLAIFIIVTISFFPLAVTYPLDLIFQSITFDCIFPFSYAFIIFRAPLHGLFILGQARKLPCMTPDDRNNPSDLCPCC, encoded by the coding sequence ATGAATTTTATGCTTGCAAACTCCTCTTCATCTGTCAATCAGTCTGGTTTGCAGTACGTCTATAACCAGACAACCAGTGCTGTCCCTGATGAAGAGCTCTTCTCCTGTGGAGGGTATTTCTTCCTGCTTTTCATTGAGGTTCTTTCAACTGTTATTGGTTTCCCTAGCAATGTACATGTGTCATACCTCCTGTTGTGTGGAGGGCTGGAACATTCCACTTCCAACATCTTCAAACTCAACCTGGCTTTACTCGACACAGTCTACTGCCTGTCCCTTCCACTGGACCCCCTAAGCACTTATCTGATAAACAACTATTACATCTTTCAATACGTCATCATCATCTTGGGTCTGAATGAGATTGGTGCACCTCTCTTACTGACCTGCATGTGCCTTGACCAGTATGTTGCTGTGGTGCATCCAATCGTGTTCATAAAGCTTCGCAATGGGAGTCACCGTTTGGTGGCTGTCACCCTCGTGTGGGCTGTGACCATCACTTACTCTGTTTTAATGGTCATGTCTACCATACAGCATAAGGACTTCATCTTCCTCGTCCCATTTGTGGCCGCCTTCCTTATCATCCTCTTCTGTAATGTGTCGGTACTGTGGACACTCAGACAAAGTGGGCCAGCCAGCAATGAGTGGCACCCCGCTAAGAAACAGGCCTTCCGCACTGTCCTCGCCATCTTCATCATCGTCACCATCAGCTTCTTCCCACTGGCCGTCACCTACCCACTTGACCTCATATTTCAGAGTATAACTTTTGACTGCATCTTCCCCTTCAGCTATGCTTTCATCATTTTCCGAGCACCTCTGCACGGCCTCTTCATCCTTGGCCAAGCTCGGAAGCTACCCTGCATGACCCCTGATGACCGCAACAACCCCAGCGACCTCTGTCCTTGCTGCTGA
- the si:dkey-76b14.2 gene encoding DENN domain-containing protein 1B — protein sequence MGSRLKETPDRPFYWFFQASCPIARDKDPGLLFQFPEDFSDEECMQSLPQFCFPYDIERVKDGVAVQHFTFVLTDLEGCQRFGFCRLTSSSQTCLCILSYLPWFEVFYKLLNNLADYLTKGQINELQELLMILYKQPVPMANDPVTMQLIPYFIAPDPKALPSIPESRNLTELVVAVDVGNLMQLYASMLFERRILICCSKLSTLTACVHACAGMLFPMYWQHIFIPVLPPHLLDYCCAPMPYLIGIHSSLMERVRSRALEDVVILNVDTNTMESDYEDLKKLPPDVVAALKVRLKRQASSPGTGVARSLLRAQAVLFGGYRDALLYPAEGPVLFSEEMFLTHKSHSMRQFLESSIHLQFFKQFIDERLEMLNQGKIPDDLFEEEILQCGASSGSSKPYQQWVGNLKKGGDALILTVKSKAQLYKSAKCSRLKNLIQPKQKESHSLQRGGSMYRLIQSDCLQNRLPITQHFGKSRPRRPARKHANLQEEESPQENSSWVEESHGESGSSGGHLQEDPELSMLTDPEEMDLLGEIFDTLNAQSSREPGLLYSTRSLDLFSSDCTDYITRRSLTTPSQESLSLSIGNSGSLKSWEEGLEEGPYTEEEGFEVLIDETERDVIGAKEGHGISGEELCVDLGSLMDEPKGLGEELKEEPGDHHPVHEVKENDSTGEDGRSGEDQRQEGSIKDQKQNNTTEEEHDLNKEHKDLEAPYCDSPQKKESLSGQEVSTDICLEPLHEESFVPNQSCQDERGEEEERGGKEESGEQLTPLVLSTVAMLQAKASQTRISPETAKSGYSLKGSDMSLKSSARGPMFQASSSRPVSSPQTEDHVIKPANTTLTDSSTEDQDLPSIKVSELKKRFEL from the exons ATGGGATCCAGACTGAA AGAAACTCCAGACAGACCTTTTTACTGGTTTTTTCAAGCCTCATGCCCAATTGCCAGAGACAAAG ATCCTGGGTTACTGTTTCAATTCCCAGAGGACTTCAGTGATGAG GAGTGTATGCAGTCCCTTCCACAATTCTGCTTCCCATATGACATAGAAAG GGTGAAGGATGGCGTGGCTGTGCAACACTTCACCTTCGTGCTCACAGACCTAGAGGGATGCCAGCGCTTTGGCTTCTGCAGGCTGACGTCCAGCTCCCAGACCTGCCTCTGTATcctcag TTATCTGCCCTGGTTTGAGGTCTTTTATAAACTACTGAATAACCTGGCAGACTATTTGACAAAAGGCCAG ATTAATGAGCTGCAGGAGCTACTGATGATTCTGTACAAACAACCTGTGCCTATGGCTAATGACCCTGTCACTATGCAACTG atCCCATATTTTATAGCACCCGATCCCAAAGCCTTACCATCTATACCAGAGAGT aGAAACCTGACAGAACTGGTAGTGGCTGTAGACGTGGGGAATCTGATGCAGCTATATGCTAGCATGCTGTTTGAGAGACGCATCCTCATTTGCTGTAGTAAACTCAGCACG CTGACAgcatgtgtacatgcgtgtgctGGCATGCTTTTCCCCATGTACTGGCAACACATCTTTATACCAGTTCTACCCCCACACCTGCTAGATTACTGCTG TGCTCCAATGCCGTACCTTATTGGTATTCACTCTAGCCTCATGGAG AGAGTGCGAAGTCGGGCTCTGGAGGATGTGGTCATTCTGAATGTGGACACCAACACTATGGAGTCTGACTATGAAGATCTGAAGAAGCTGCCCCCAGATGTG gtGGCAGCTCTTAAAGTGAGGCTGAAGCGGCAGGCGTCATCTCCTGGTACTGGGGTGGCACGATCGCTTCTCCGAGCACAGGCCGTTCTTTTTGGAGGTTACAGAGATGCCTTACTCTACCCTGCT GAAGGACCTGTATTGTTCAGTGAGGAGATGTTTCTTACCCACAAGTCTCACTCCATGAGACAGTTCCTTGAGAGTTCTATTCACCTGCAGTTTTTCAAACAG TTTATTGATGAGCGTTTGGAGATGCTGAACCAGGGTAAAATACCAGATGACTTGTTTGAGGAAGAAATCTTGCAGTGTGGTGCatcatcag GCAGTTCAAAACCTTACCAGCAGTGGGTGGGGAACCTGAAG AAAGGAGGAGATGCACTGATTCTGACAGTGAAGTCCAAGGCTCAGCTGTATAAAAGT GCCAAATGCTCCAGACTGAAGAACCTCATTCAGCCAAAG CAAAAGgaatctcactctctccagaGAGGCGGGTCCATGTATCGCCTCATCCAATCAGATTGCCTTCAGAACCGACTACCAATCACACAGCACTTTGGCAAG TCCCGTCCCCGAAGACCTGCACGTAAACATGCCAACCTGCAGGAGGAAGAGTCACCACAAGAAAACAGCAGCTGGGTAGAGGAAAG TCATGGGGAATCAGGCTCCAGTGGTGGACACCTGCAGGAGGACCCTGAGCTGTCCATGCTGACGGACCCAGAGGAGATGGACCTACTGGGGGAGATCTTCGACACGCTGAATGCCCAGAGCTCCAGAGAGCCAGGCTTGCTGTACAGCACACGCAGCCTCGACCTCTTCAGCTCTGACTGCACTGACTACATCACAAGA AGGAGCTTGACCACACCCAGTCAGGAGAGCTTGAGTCTTTCCATTGGTAACAGTGGAAGCCTGAAGAGCTGGGAGGAGGGACTTGAGGAAGGGCCATACACTGAGGAGGAAGGGTTTGAGGTCCTGATtgatgaaacagagagagacgtgATTGGTGCAAAAGAAGGCCATGGCATATCAGGGGAGGAGCTATGTGTGGATCTTGGAAGTTTAATGGATGAGCCCAAAGGTTTAGGGGAGGAGCTTAAAGAGGAACCAGGTGACCATCACCCAGTGCATGAAGTAAAAGAGAATGACAGTACTGGGGAAGATGGCCGGTCAGGGGAGGACCAAAGACAGGAGGGAAGCATCAAagaccaaaaacagaacaatacCACTGAGGAGGAACATGATCTGAACAAAGAGCATAAAGACCTGGAGGCCCCATACTGTGACTCTCCCCAGAAAAAGGAGTCTCTGTCTGGACAAGAGGTCAGCACTGATATTTGTTTAGAACCATTACATGAAGAAAGCTTCGTCCCTAATCAGTCCTGTCAGGATGAGAGAggtgaagaagaggagagagggggaaaagaaGAGAGTGGAGAGCAATTAACTCCTCTTGTACTGTCTACAGTGGCTATGTTGCAGGCCAAGGCCTCCCAGACCAGGATCTCGCCTGAGACCGCCAAATCTGGCTACAGTCTAAAAGGCTCCGATATGTCTCTCAAGAGCTCCGCTAGAGGCCCCATGTTCCAGGCCTCTTCCAGCAGACCCGTCTCAAGCCCACAAACTGAAGACCATGTCATAAAACCCGCTAACACAACCCTGACTGACTCATCCACTGAAGACCAAGACCTGCCCTCCATTAAAGTCTCAGAACTTAAAAAGAGGTTTGAGTTATAA